One Arvicanthis niloticus isolate mArvNil1 chromosome 13, mArvNil1.pat.X, whole genome shotgun sequence genomic window carries:
- the Aard gene encoding alanine- and arginine-rich domain-containing protein, whose translation MGLGDYNHCRQRMTRGLYGVSGRAALWSPAFHTVHRMPCGTWRIEAPEPARASSPVLEHLRRQLERAFQRAAARGRARRAREAVAAVAAAAAAAREERSRARMECALARLRAELLELRFQNHQLARTLLDLNMKMQQLKKRQDQERASKPQSPQDEEMNPECENA comes from the exons ATGGGCTTGGGTGACTACAACCACTGCAGACAGAGGATGACCCGGGGACTCTACGGAGTCTCTGGAAGGGCTGCGCTGTGGTCCCCAGCCTTCCACACAGTGCACCGCATGCCTTGCGGCACCTGGCGCATCGAGGCGCCAGAGCCCGCCCGGGCGTCCAGCCCGGTGCTGGAGCATCTCCGGAGGCAGCTGGAGCGCGCCTTCCAGCGGGCGGCGGCACGCGGGCGCGCCAGGCGCGCGCGGGAGGcggtggcggcggtggcggcggcggcggcggcagcgcgGGAGGAGCGGAGCCGAGCGCGCATGGAGTGCGCCCTGGCCCGGCTGCGCGCGGAGCTG ctgGAACTGCGTTTCCAGAACCACCAGCTGGCCCGAACTTTACTGgatttaaacatgaaaatgcagcaGCTGAAGAAGAGGCAGGACCAGGAGCGTGCATCCAAACCTCAGAGCCCGCAGGACGAGGAGATGAATCCTGAGTGCGAAAACGCATAA